The genomic interval AAGGGCGAGCGCCGGGACTACCTGCGCTATCTGCGGCAGGTGCGGCGCACGGTGCGCGCGGCGGTGTCCGACCAGCAGCGGGCCCTGGCCTGGCGGCATCCGGAGCCCGGGGCGCTGTGGTCGCTGGTGGGCACCAGCCGTCTGTGGGAACGCCGGTCGGCGGACGAGGACTTCGGCGAGGTGCGGGTCGCGGTGGGCGGCCAGAAGCTGGGGCTGCGGCTCGCTCCGCTGTCCAACACGCCGGTGGAGGACCTGGAGCCGCTGAGCGCGCACGCGCTGCGCAGCTTCGTCCGGGCGTACTCCACCGTTCCCGACCAGCCCATAGCCGTGTACCTGCGGGCCTGGTCACGGGTGTTGCTGCGGGGCGGGGCGGAGCGCGCCCAGGGGCTGGTCCGGGCCGTGGTGGCCCAGCTCGCGGTGGCCCACTCCCCCGAGGACCTGTGGGTCGCGGTGTGCGTCTCGGACGAGCGTCGCGCCGACTGGGACTGGGTGAAGTGGCTGCCGCACAACCAGCACCGCGGGGAGACCGACGGGGCCGGCGCGGTGCGCATGGTGGTGGGCACGGTCAACGAGCTGGAGGCCCTGCTCGGGCCGGAGTTCACCGAGCGGCCGCCGCACGACCCGCAGGCGCAGGCCGGCCGTGAGGAACCCTACGTGGTGGTCGTGCTGGACGGTTCCGCGGTTCCGGCCGGGCACCGCATGGACGGGCCCGGGTTCCGCAACACCGTCGTGCTCGACCTGGGCGAGGCGCTCACCTGGCGGCCGGGGCGGACGACGCTGCGACTGGACCTGACCGAGCGGGAACTGCGTCTGGTGCGCACCGACCGCGAACGCAGGGAGCAGTTCTCCGCGCTCGGCCTCCCGGACACGATGGGTCTGCCGACGGCGCGGTCGCTCGCCCGGCGGCTGGCCCCGTACCGGATGGGCGTGGGCAGGGACGCGAGCGAGCCCATGGCCGCGAACACCGAACTGACGGCCCTGCTGGGCATCACCGACCTGTACCGGCACGATCCGCCCGCCCTGTGGAACGCGCGCACCGGACCGGAGCGGCTGCGGGTCCCGATCGCCGTGGGTTCCGACGGGACGCCCGTCGAACTGGACATCAAGGAGTCGGCCCAGGGCGGCACCGGCCCGCACGGCATGCTGATCGGCGCCACCGGTTCGGGCAAGAGCGAACTGCTGCGGACACTGGTCCTGGCGCTGGCGCTGACCAACTCCTCGGAGACGCTGAACTTCGTCCTGGTCGACTTCAAGGGCGGCGCGACCTTCCTGGGGCTGGACGAACTCCCGCACACCTCCGCGGTGATCACCAACCTGGCGGACGAGGTCGAGCTGGTGGCCCGCATGCAGGACGCGCTGCACGGCGAGCTGATGCGCCGCCAGGAGCTGCTGCGCTCCGCGGGCAACTACACCTCGGCGCTGGAGTACGAGAAGGCGCGCGCCGACGGGGTGCCGCTGGCGCCGCTGCCGAGCCTGTTCGTCGTCGTGGACGAGTTCAGCGAACTGCTGGCCGCGCACCGCGAGTTCATGGAGCTGTTCGTCATGATCGGGCGGCTGGGGCGCAGCCTCGGCGTCCATCTGCTGCTCGCCTCGCAGCGCCTGGACGAGGGGCGGATGCACCAGCTCGAGTCCCATCTGTCCTACCGCATCGGTCTGCGCACGTTCTCGGCCATGGAGAGCCGCGGCGTGCTGGGCGTGCCCGACGCCTACGAGCTGCCGCCCACGCCCGGCAGCGGCTTCATCAAGTCCGGTGTCGAGGCGCTGACCCGGTTCCGGGCGGCCTACGTGTCCGGCCCCTACCGGCAGCGCCGCGGCTCGGTCGACCAGGCGCGGGTGGCCAGTCAGGTGGTGCCCTGGACGGCGGACTGGGTGGTGCCCCGCCAGACCCCCGATCCCGCGGAGGGCGATCCGGAGATCCGGGCCGAGGACGAGGACGTCGAGGAGGGTGCCTCGCTGCTGTCGGTGGCCGTGGAGCGGCTGCGCGGCTCCGGGCCGGCCGCCCACCAGGTGTGGCTGCCGCCGCTGGGCGCGCCCGCCACCCTGGATCAGTTGCTGTCCCCGCTCGTCCCCCACCCCGAGTACGGGCTGACCTGCGACTCCCCCCGCCGGGGCCGGCTCGTCGCACCCGTGGGGATCGTCGACCGGCCCTTCGACCAGCGCCGTGACGAACTGCTGGTGGACGTCTCCGGGGCCGGCGGTCACGTCGCCGTCGCGGGCGGCCCGCAGAGCGGCAAGTCCACGCTGCTGCGCACCCTGATCACCTCGCTGGCGCTCACCCACACGCCGCGCGAGGTGCAGTTCTACTGCCTGGACTTCGGCGGCGGCACCCTGTCCGCGCTGGCGGCGCTGCCGCACGTGGGCGGGGTGGCCGCCCGGATGGACACCGAGCGGGTGGGCCGGGTGATGTCCGAGATCACCGCGCTGCTCGCGCACCGGGAGCGGTTCTTCCTGGAGCACGGCATCGACTCCATGGTCTCCCTGCGGCGGCGCAGGGCGGCCGGCGAGTTCCCCGGCGAACGACACGGCGACGTCTTCCTCGTGATCGACGGCTGGTCCACCGTGCGGCAGGACTACGACCAGCACATCGGCGCCCTCAACGCGCTGGCCGGGCGCGGCCTGAACTACGGCATCCACCTCGTCGTCACCACCTCCCGCTGGGTGGAGCTGACCGCCACCGTCCGGGACCAGACCGGCACCCGCCTGGAGCTGCGCATGGGTGACGCCATGGACTCCGGGATCGACGTGCGCAGGGCGGCGGAGGTGCCGCGGGTGCCCGGGCGCGGTCTGACCCGCGACTCCAAGCTCCATTACCTGGCCGCGCTGCCGCGCCTGGACGGGCGGCCGGGCGCGGACGACCTGTCCGAGGGCGTGGCCGACCTCGTCGCCCGGGTGCGGGAGCACTGGGCGGGGCCGCCCGCCCCGCCCGTACGGATGCTGCCCACCCTGCTGCCGGCGGCGGAACTCCCCCCGGCCGAGGGGGACCTGCGGGTGCCGCTGGGCGTCGAGGAGGAGGGCATGGGCACCCTGTGGCACGACTTCACGGCCACGCCCCACCTGATCGTCGTCGGCGACACCGAGAGCGGCAAGACCAACATGCTGCGCCTCATCGCCCGGTCGATCACCGAGCGCTTCACACCGGCCGAGGCACGGATCATGGTGGTCGACTACCGGCGCACCCTCGTGGAATCGGTGCCCGAGGAGTACCGGCTCGGGCACGCCGTCGGCATCGACGCGCTGAAGGAGCTGATCCAGGGGGCGGCCCGGGCGGTCCGCACCCGGCTGCCCGGCCCGGACATCACCCCGGCCAGGATGCGGCTGCGCGACTGGTGGACCGGACCGAGGCTGTTCGTCCTGGTCGACGACTACGACATGGTCGGCGGCGGCGGTCCGCTGAACCAGCCGTTCGAGCCCCTGACGGACCACCTGGCGCTGGGTCACGAGGTGGGCCTGCACCTGGTCGTCGCCCGCTCGGCGGCCGGGGCGGGCCGCGGCCTGAACGACCCCCTGCTGCGCCGGCTGCTGGAGGTCAACACCCCGGGCGTCCTGCTGTCCTGCCCGCCGACCGAGGGCTTCGTCTTCGGCAACGTCAAGGGCCGCAACCTCGTCCCGGGCCGGGGGGCGCTCGTCACCCGGCGCAGGAGCGTCGACATCCAGACGGCCCTGGTGGACGTGGAGAGCTCATGAGGGCCCTTCCTCCCACCACCCGGGCCCGCCCGTACGGAATGCGCCGGCCCCCCGCACAGGCGGCCGGCATACGGCCCCCCGCACAGCCGAGCGGTGTCCGGCGGCCCCCCGCACGGGCGGCCGACGTGCGGCTACTGTGCCGGGCGCCAGCGTCTGGCCCTGCCCAGCGGTACGAGGACCATGGCCGCGCCGATCAGCAGCGCCACGCCCAGGGCCGCGCCGCCGACCATCAGGGCCCGGCCGCGGGTGCCGTCCGCGGTGGTGTGCGGGATCCGCGCCGGTTCGGGCCGGGCCTCCGCCCGGGCCCGGACCGTGGGCAGGACCGCCGTCAGCCCGGCGTAGGCGTCCAGCCGGGGGATGCTGTCGGGGTAGGCGGTCTCCTGGAGCCGGCGGGCGACCTCGGCCGCGGAGAGGCCCGGGAGGTAGGACCGCAGGAGGGCGGCGGCTCCCGCGACGTGCGCGGCCGCCAGCGAGGACCCCGAGCCGATGAAGTGCCCCGCGCCCTCGACGCCGACGCCGACGACCGCGTCGCCGGGCGCGGACAGGTCCGGGTCGAGGGCGCCGGGGGCGGCCTCGGGCCGGGTTCCGGCCGGGCCGTGGTCCACGACCGACACCACGGAGGGGACATGGGCCGGCCAGTAGGCGCGCGGCCGGGTGTCGGGCTTGCCGTCCGCGCCCTCGGGGGCGACGTCGGGTGCCGCGGGCGCGACGACGAGCGCGTCCTTGCCGCGGGCGTAGGCGGCGGCGTCGGCGACGTCCCCGCCGTCCCCGCCACTGCCGCCGCTCCCGCTCACCACCTGTCCGACGTAGATGACACCGGCGCCCCGGTCGGCGGCGGCCCGGATGCCGGCGGCGATCCTGGCGGCGCTCGGGTTGCCCCGGGCGTCGGTGCCGCGCAGGGCGAGGACCGTGGCGCCCGGCGCGACGCCGGTGACGGCTCCGGTGCCGGTGGCCGCCGCGGCGATGAGCCCGGCGGCGAAGGTCCCGTGCCCCACGCAGTCCTCGCCGGCCCCGTCGACGGCCGTGACCCTGCCCTTCAGGGCGGGTGTCCGGGCGGAGACACCGGTGTCGATCACGGCCACCGTGACACCGCCGCCCCGCGAGAGCTGCCACGACCGGGAGAGCTGCAGTGCCCGGTGGGTCCACGGGCGCAGCTCGGCGGAGGTGGCGGAGGCGGTGGCGCAGGTGTCGTCCGCCGCCATGCGCAGGCGCAGTGGGGGCAGGGAGACCGGCGCTCCGTCGGCGGCGGCGGGCGGGGCGAGTACCAGGGCGGGAACGGCGGCGACAGCCGCGAGGGCCATGGCACGACGACAACGGTCGTGAGGCATGGGGCAGATGATATGGGAAGCAACGGTGGTGCCGGGCGGGCCCCGCGCCTGCCGGAGCATCAGGAGGGGCGAGCGTGTCACGGCAAGTTCTGACGGTGGGCCAGGGGCGGACGGACGAGTTCCGGACCATCGGCGAGGCGCTGGCCGCCGCGCTCACCGGTGCGGTGATCCAGGTGGCGCCGGGACGTTACCCGGAGAATCTCGTGGTGCGCACCCGGGTCACGGTGGTGGGCACCGGCGAGCCGGGCGGGGTGGAGATCTGCCCGCGGCGCGGCACCGCGCTGACCCTGGTGGCCGACGCGGTGATGCTCACCGACCTGGTGCTGCGCGGCGGCGGTGAGGACGTGGCCGTCGTGGACGTGCCGCGCGGCCAGCTGGCGATGGAGCGCTGTTCGGTCACCGGTTCCGGCTGGACGGCGCTGCTGGCGCGCGACGGCGGGTCGCTGGCGATGCGCGGCTGCCGGGTCACCAACCGCGAGGGCGCCGGGATCGTGGACACCTCCGACGCCCCGAGCGTCATCGAGGACTGTCTGCTGGAGAACCTGGGCACCTCGGCCGTGGTGCTCGGCGAGGGCGCCCGCTCCACGGTCCGCGGCTGCCGCATCCGCGACGCCCGCGGCAACGGTGTCCTGGCCAACGGCGAGGCGCGGGGCGTCGTCGACACCTGCGAGATCACCGGGACGGACAAGCCGGCCATCGCCCTGGAGGGCAACTGCACCACGCACGTCACCGCCACCACGGTCGGCGACTGCGCGGTCGGCGTCTACCTGACCAGCTCCTCCCGGCCCACCCTGGAGGACGTCACGGTCTCCGGCACGTCGGGGCCGGGCTTCGCGCTGGCCGACGGTGCCGATCCCCTGCTGCGCCGCTGCTCGTCCGCCCGGAGCAAGGGGTACGGGCTGATCGTGTCCGAGCGGTCCCGAGGGACGTTCGAGGACTGCGAGTTCACCGGTTCGGCGGGCGTCGCCGTCATGGTCACGGAGTCGAGCTCCCCGTCGTTCCTGCGCACCGGGGTGCGGGACTGCGCCGACCCGGTGGCCGCGGTGCGGCTCGAGGACGGCGCGACCGCCGAGTTCGACCGGCTGGAGGTGACGGACCCGGCGGGCAGCGGCGTCCTGGTGTCCTCCCACGCCAACCCCCTGATCCGCAGGGCGCGGGTGGCCGGGGCGGGCCGGTGCGGCGTGGAGGTGCGCGAGGACGGCCGGGGGCGGCTGGAGTTCTGCACCGTCGAACGCTCCGGAGCCGCCGGTCTGCGCGTCGCCGAGGGCGGCCGGACCCAGCTCGACGACGGTGTGCTGCGCGACTGCGGGGAGGCCGGTGTCCTGGTGGCGTCCGAGGGTGTCCTCACGGTGCGCGACACGCGGATCGAGGGCTGCGGTTCGAGCGGGGCCGTGGCCGAGGACGGCGGTGAACTGGCCCTGACCCGGGTGCGGATCGACGGTGCCGGGGCGCACGGGGTGCTCCTCGCGGCGGGTTCCCGCGCCCAGGTGCGCGCGTGCGAGATCACGGGCAGCCTCGGCGACGGCGTCCGCGTGGACACCGACGGGGCCGTGGCGGTCACCGGCTGCACGGTGCGCGAGAACCGGGGGGCGGGCCTGACCCAGACGCGGGCCGGGGACCGGCTGGAGGTCCTGGACCTCACCAGCACGGACAACGCCACGCCCGACGCCTGGGGCGCGCTGGCGGTCGCCGCGGCCTCCGGCGCCGCCGGGACACCCGCGGGCCGCGGCGCCGCCGCGAAGCCGCACGATCCCCTGGAGGAGCTGGAGGGCCTCATCGGTCTGGACGGCGTCAAGGACCAGGTGCGGACCCTGGTCAACCTCAACCAGCTCGCGCAGCGCCGTCAGCGGCTGGGCATGCCGGTGCCGTCCATGAGCCGCCACCTGGTGTTCGCGGGCCCGCCCGGCACCGGCAAGACGACCGTGGCCCGCCTGTACGGCTCGATCCTGGCCCAGCTCGGGGTGCTGCCCGACGGCCATCTGGTCGAGGTCTCCCGTGCCGATCTGGTCGCCCAGGTCATCGGCGGTACGGCGATCAAGACGACGGAGGCGTTCATGAAGGCGCTCGGCGGCGTCCTGTTCGTCGACGAGGCGTACACGCTCACCTCGGGGGGATCGTCGAACGACTTCGGCACCGAGGCCGTGGACACGCTGCTGAAACTGATGGAGGACCACCGCGAGGAGGTGGTGGTGATCGCCGCCGGCTACTCCGCCGAGATGGACTCCTTCCTGTCCTCCAACCCCGGCCTGGCCTCGCGGTTCACCAGGACCATCGAGTTCGGGAACTACTCCGTCGAGGAACTGGTGACGATCACGGAGAGCATGTGCCGCTCGCACCTGTACGAACTGGGGCCGGGCACCACCCAGGCCCTGGCGGCCCACTTCGAGGCGATGGAGAAGGGAGTGACGTTCGGCAACGGCCGTGCGGCGCGGCGGGTGTTCGAGGAGATGGTGGACCGTCAGGCCGTCCGGCTGGCGACGGTGGCCGAGCCGGCCGAACGTGATCTGACGCTGCTGCTGCCCGAGGACGTCAGCGCGTTCGCGGCGGAGCGGCCGACCCGGGCGGAGGACCGGCAGACGATGCTGGACCGGCTGGAGGCGATGGTGGGCCTGCACGCGGTCAAGCGCGAGGTGACCGACCTGGTCAGCCTGCTGACCACGGCCCGGCAGCGGGAGGCGGCGGGACTGCCCGCGCCGAGGGTCAACCAGCACCTGGTGTTCTCCGGGCCCCCCGGAACGGGCAAGACGACCGTGGCCCGCCTCTACGCGGAACTGCTGACCGCGCTGGGGGTGCTGCCGCGCGGTCAGCTCGTCGAGGTGGCGCGCGCCGATCTGGTGGGACGCTATGTGGGCCACACGGCGCAGCTCACCAAGGAGGTGTTCCAAAGCGCGCTGGGCGGAGTGCTCTTCATCGACGAGGCGTACACCCTCACCCCCGAGGGCTCCGGGTCGGGATCGGACTTCGGGCGCGAGGCGGTGGACACGCTGCTGAAGCTGATGGAGGACCACCGGGACGAGGTGGTCGTGATCGTCGCCGGCTACACCGAGGAGATGCGCCGCTTCCTGGACTCCAACCCGGGTCTGGCCTCCCGCTTCTCCCGGTTCGTGGAGTTCGAGGACTACTCCACCGAGGAGCTGCTCACGATCATGGAACGGCACGCCGAGGAGTCCGGCTACACCTGCGCGCCGCTCACGCTGGAGGCTCTGCGCACCTACCTCGACGGCGTCCCCAGGGGCCGCACGTTCGGCAACGCCCGCCTGGCGCGGCAACTCCTGGAAACGATGATCACCCGCCAGGCCCGCAGACTGACGGCGCTCGGAGAACCGAGCATCGACGATCTGCGCGCACTGCTCCCCCAGGACCTGCCCGCCCCCGGCCTGAGCGTGCCCGCCTGAACAAAGCCGGCGGGGGGACGGCCGGGGCCCGGGGGGCGGAGCCCCGGACTCCCGCCCCTCCGGTATGCCGGCTCCGGAGTCGGATCACTCGGCCATGTGCGCACCGCGGTGACAGGCGTGGCTGGTTCACTGCCGCGGCCGAGGTGGTGCGGGCGATGCGGGTGCCTCGGCCTGGCCTGCTCTCCCGGCATGGTGCCCGCACCCGGCGGGGCCTCGCGGTGCGCAACGCGGTGCGCACCGCGGCGGACCGCGCGGCCGGCCGCACGAACCGGATCGCCTCTCGCCGGGCCGCGGACGCGAACCGGTAGCCCCGGTCCGCACCGGCCGTACGCCGGCCGGTGCCCAGCCCCGCGGCGGCTCCCGGCCGGATGGGCGCCACCGCGCCGCCATGTCCGGGGAGCCCGGCTCGGGTCCGGGGGAAGCCGCGGGATCAGCCCGGCCCTCCCCTCCGCGGTGGGAGGCGACGCGCGCGGACGTGCCCGCGGTCTGCCCCCCGGCAGACGTCCTCCACGCCTACAACCACCACCGCTGCCACACCGCACTCGACGGACACCCGCCCATCAGCCGCGTCAACAACCCTGCGGGTCAATACACCTGGCGCAAGGTCGCGATGCCGGCCACGACGATGTCGACGCCGGCGAGGAATTGCTCGCGGTCGTCGTGATCGCGCAGCTGCTTCGCGGCCGCGTGCACGAACGGGTACGTGCTGGGGTTCACCTCTGCCCATCGTGCGGCAGCCGCGTCGAGGAAGGCGGCTCGGTCCGTGCCGCTGTCGGCGAGGTGCCGGGCGTTCGCGGCGTTCTGCACGGCCTCACCAAGGACATAGCTCATGAACGTGCCGGCCGCGTCGAAGCGTGCCCGCTCGGGGACGTCGAGTGCGTCCAGCAGTCTGGCGATGCTCTCGTAGAAGTCCAGCAGCGCCGGTCGCCATGGCTGCCGGGAGAGTTCCGCCGCGACCCAGGGGTGGGCGCCGATCGCGTCGAACAGTCCCAGGGCGAGGCGGCGCAGGGTCGCGCGTGGGTCCGTCTCGGAGACCGCGCCGGTCAGCACGCGGGCGAAGATCTCGTCGGTGGCGGTCGAGAGCAGATCGCCCTTGTCCGCGACGTGGTGGTAGATCGCTCCGTAGCCGGTGCGCAGGCGAACGGTGAGCGCCCGCAGGGTCAGCGCGCTCTCGCCGCCGGCGTCCAGGAGCTCGATCGCGGCCTGGATGATCACCTCCCTGGACAGGCCGCCCCTGGACCTGGGGGCCCGCGCCGATCCGTTCCCGGTTGTCTTCGCCATGGCTCCAGTATCGCACGAGTGGATCGGCGATCCAACTTCGTGTTAGCGTTTTTGGAGTGACGATCCACAAGGGATCTCCCGCAGTCTCAGGAGGACCACCGTGACGACACCGGTCACGATCATCGGAGCAGGTCTGGGCGGCCTGACGCTCGCCCGTGTGCTGCACCTGCACGGCATCCCGTCCACGGTCCACGAGGCGGAACCGTCCCCGTCGGCACGCACGCAGGGCGGGCTGCTCGACATCCGCGACTACAACGGCCAGCCGGCGCTGGAGGCGGCGGGCCTGACCGAGGAGTTCCGCGAACTCGTCCTGGAAGGCCGCCAGGCGATGCGGCTCCTGGACCGGGACACGAACCTCCTGATCGACGTCCCCGACGACGGAACCGGCGACAGTCCCGAGGTGCAGCGCGGCGAACTGCGGCGGATGCTGCTCGACTCGCTCCCCGACGGCACGGTCCAGTGGGGCCACAGAGTCAGCGGTGTCCGCTCCCTCGGAGGCGGCACGCACGAAGTGACCTTCGCCGGCGGCACGGCGGTCACCACCGGCCTGCTCGTCGGCGCGGACGGCGCCTGGTCCCGGGTCCGCCCGCTGCTCTCCGGCGCGACGCCCGGGTACACGGGCACCTCGTTCATCGAAACCTACCTGTTCGACGGCGACGATCGGCATCCGACCAGCGCGAAGACCGTAGGGGGTGGAACGATGATGGTGCTCGAACCGGGAAAGGGGATCCTGGCCCACCGGGAGCGCGGCGGGAATCTCCACACCTGGGTCATGCTCTCCCGGCCGAAGGACTGGTTCACCGGAATCGACTTCACCGATCCCGCCGCGGCCACCGCACGGATCGTGCGGGAATTCGACGGCTGGGCACCGGAACTCACCGCGCTGGTCACCGACGGCGAGACGCCTCCGGTGCTGCGCCACATCTACACCCTGCCCGGCGGACACCGATGGGACCGCGCGCCCGGGGTGACCCTGATCGGCGACGCCGCGCACCTGACGGCCCCCAACGGTGAAGGCGCCAACCTGGCCCTGTACGACGGCGCCGAACTGGGCAGGGCGATAGCCGCGCACCCCGACGACGTGGAGACGGCGCTCACCGAATTCGAGCAGGCCATGTTCGTACGCACCGCCGCGGCCAATGCCGAAGCCCCCGATCTCGACGTCATGCTGGGCGACGGCGCACCCCACAGCCTGATCGACGCCTTCACCGGCTGACTCGATCCGGCGTCGGCGACGCCGGTCGGCGGTCGCCGGTCGGCGGTCGGCGGTCGGCGGTCGGCGGTCGGCGGTCGGCGGTCGGCGGTCGGCGGTCGGCGGTCGGCGGTCGGCGGTCGGCGGTCGGCGGATCAGCAGGTGAGGGTGCCCCGGCGCAGGGCGTGGCCGCCGTCGGCGGTGTCGTCGGACCAGTAGACGGGCTTGGACCCGGCCGTGCACTCGTCGGCGCCGGCGAGGGAGAAGCCCTCGTTGTTGTAGTTCGGCATGCCGCTCGGCCGGTCGTAGACCGCCGTGGTGGCGAAGGCGCCGCCGGCGTCGATCTTCAGGGTGTGGTGCCGGCCGTCGCAGGTGTCGTCGCACACCACCCACAGGCGGGACGCCTGCGGTTCCCACTGCAGTTCCATCACACCGGGCATGCCGCTGGTGAACGAGGCCACGCGCGTGTACGCGCCGGAGTCGGCCAGGACGTAACCGTGGATCATGCCGGTGCCCTCGACGCCGACGAAGAACACGCCGCCGCTGTGGGCGCCGTAGCGGGCCGGGTCGTAGGCCGCGCCCGTCGAGCCGTCCCTGAACCCGGCGCCGGTCAGCGCGGCGTCCGGAATCCAGGTGATCCCTTCGAGGCCGAGGTTGGCTCCGGTCGAGGGCAGGTCAGAGGTGAGGTTCCACTCCTTGGCGGCGGTCAGCGACGATCCCGAGCCGCCGACGTCGTACTTCAGCACCGACAGCCGGCTGGTGCCGGAGGCGTCGCCGTTGCGCTCGCTGGCGACGAACACCCCGCCGGCCGAGCCCGCACCGGTCAGGGTGACGCCCTCGCTGTCGGGGCTGCCGGAGCCGCCGGGGAAGCGCAGGGTCTTGCCCGAGGCCCAGCCGTCGGCGGTGTCGGGCTGCCGGCCGCCGGACCCGTCGCGTACCAGGCGCCACAGCTTCCCGCTGTTCTGCGCGCCCCACAGCACGCTGCCTTCCTGGTAGAGGCCGCTGAGGTCCTCGCCGAACACGCCGGAGCCGTCCGCGGTCACCACGCCGCTGCCGCCGGGCCACGCCACCGGCGTCGTCGAACCACCGCCACCGCCCCCGGTGCCGCAGTCGTTCGCACCGCCCAGGGTCGTGGTGGTCGCCTGCTCGAAGCCGCCGGTGCCGTCCACGCAGCGCGACCAGGAGGGATCGGAGTGCTCGCTCCAGGCGAAGCTGTCGACCAGGGTCTTGCCGTCGGCGAGGTAGAGGCGGGCCTCGTCCTTGGAGCCCAGTCCGAAGCCGCCGCTGACGTCGAACGCCCGGAACCCGCCCGGAGCCAGCGTGGTCCCCGAAGCGATCTTGTAGGAGTGGCTCTTGTCGTCGTCCTTGAGGACCCAGCCCGAGACGTCGACCGTGGCGGCGCCCTTGTTGTACAGCTCGATCGAGTCGTTCGTGTCACCGGTGGTGACGACCTCGTTGACACGGACGTCGTCCGCCGCGGCCGCGTGCGCCGCGGGCACACCGGTCAGCGTCCCCGCCGCGAGGAGCGGCGCGGCGACGAGGAGACGGGAAAGAGCACGACGCCGACGGCGAGCGGTCGATGCGGTCACTGGTGTCCATCCTGGAGTTGTCGTGATCAGGGCAACCGGGCCGACGGTCCGCCCCGCACCGAACGGGACTCCTCCGACCAGGAGGACAGCTCGCGAACAGCCGGCGAAATCATGTGCTGATCGGCACCACACGTCACCGGCCTGGCCGCCGCCCTCCTGGAACCGGCGTCCTACGACGCGTCCGGCGTCCACCATCCGGCAGGCCCCGACGCCCTGAGCCGCCACGAACTCGGCGTCCTC from Streptomyces sp. B3I8 carries:
- the eccCa gene encoding type VII secretion protein EccCa, whose translation is MSTVLFRRPARRRGPDMPEGELSLQEPPALAEVTPDSSAVWNYLPMAMMSVSMMLMYMRPGGSRGGAFTYLALGMMVVSAGAMMLGQFARRGSERKQRLKGERRDYLRYLRQVRRTVRAAVSDQQRALAWRHPEPGALWSLVGTSRLWERRSADEDFGEVRVAVGGQKLGLRLAPLSNTPVEDLEPLSAHALRSFVRAYSTVPDQPIAVYLRAWSRVLLRGGAERAQGLVRAVVAQLAVAHSPEDLWVAVCVSDERRADWDWVKWLPHNQHRGETDGAGAVRMVVGTVNELEALLGPEFTERPPHDPQAQAGREEPYVVVVLDGSAVPAGHRMDGPGFRNTVVLDLGEALTWRPGRTTLRLDLTERELRLVRTDRERREQFSALGLPDTMGLPTARSLARRLAPYRMGVGRDASEPMAANTELTALLGITDLYRHDPPALWNARTGPERLRVPIAVGSDGTPVELDIKESAQGGTGPHGMLIGATGSGKSELLRTLVLALALTNSSETLNFVLVDFKGGATFLGLDELPHTSAVITNLADEVELVARMQDALHGELMRRQELLRSAGNYTSALEYEKARADGVPLAPLPSLFVVVDEFSELLAAHREFMELFVMIGRLGRSLGVHLLLASQRLDEGRMHQLESHLSYRIGLRTFSAMESRGVLGVPDAYELPPTPGSGFIKSGVEALTRFRAAYVSGPYRQRRGSVDQARVASQVVPWTADWVVPRQTPDPAEGDPEIRAEDEDVEEGASLLSVAVERLRGSGPAAHQVWLPPLGAPATLDQLLSPLVPHPEYGLTCDSPRRGRLVAPVGIVDRPFDQRRDELLVDVSGAGGHVAVAGGPQSGKSTLLRTLITSLALTHTPREVQFYCLDFGGGTLSALAALPHVGGVAARMDTERVGRVMSEITALLAHRERFFLEHGIDSMVSLRRRRAAGEFPGERHGDVFLVIDGWSTVRQDYDQHIGALNALAGRGLNYGIHLVVTTSRWVELTATVRDQTGTRLELRMGDAMDSGIDVRRAAEVPRVPGRGLTRDSKLHYLAALPRLDGRPGADDLSEGVADLVARVREHWAGPPAPPVRMLPTLLPAAELPPAEGDLRVPLGVEEEGMGTLWHDFTATPHLIVVGDTESGKTNMLRLIARSITERFTPAEARIMVVDYRRTLVESVPEEYRLGHAVGIDALKELIQGAARAVRTRLPGPDITPARMRLRDWWTGPRLFVLVDDYDMVGGGGPLNQPFEPLTDHLALGHEVGLHLVVARSAAGAGRGLNDPLLRRLLEVNTPGVLLSCPPTEGFVFGNVKGRNLVPGRGALVTRRRSVDIQTALVDVESS
- a CDS encoding S8 family serine peptidase, yielding MPHDRCRRAMALAAVAAVPALVLAPPAAADGAPVSLPPLRLRMAADDTCATASATSAELRPWTHRALQLSRSWQLSRGGGVTVAVIDTGVSARTPALKGRVTAVDGAGEDCVGHGTFAAGLIAAAATGTGAVTGVAPGATVLALRGTDARGNPSAARIAAGIRAAADRGAGVIYVGQVVSGSGGSGGDGGDVADAAAYARGKDALVVAPAAPDVAPEGADGKPDTRPRAYWPAHVPSVVSVVDHGPAGTRPEAAPGALDPDLSAPGDAVVGVGVEGAGHFIGSGSSLAAAHVAGAAALLRSYLPGLSAAEVARRLQETAYPDSIPRLDAYAGLTAVLPTVRARAEARPEPARIPHTTADGTRGRALMVGGAALGVALLIGAAMVLVPLGRARRWRPAQ
- a CDS encoding right-handed parallel beta-helix repeat-containing protein, with product MSRQVLTVGQGRTDEFRTIGEALAAALTGAVIQVAPGRYPENLVVRTRVTVVGTGEPGGVEICPRRGTALTLVADAVMLTDLVLRGGGEDVAVVDVPRGQLAMERCSVTGSGWTALLARDGGSLAMRGCRVTNREGAGIVDTSDAPSVIEDCLLENLGTSAVVLGEGARSTVRGCRIRDARGNGVLANGEARGVVDTCEITGTDKPAIALEGNCTTHVTATTVGDCAVGVYLTSSSRPTLEDVTVSGTSGPGFALADGADPLLRRCSSARSKGYGLIVSERSRGTFEDCEFTGSAGVAVMVTESSSPSFLRTGVRDCADPVAAVRLEDGATAEFDRLEVTDPAGSGVLVSSHANPLIRRARVAGAGRCGVEVREDGRGRLEFCTVERSGAAGLRVAEGGRTQLDDGVLRDCGEAGVLVASEGVLTVRDTRIEGCGSSGAVAEDGGELALTRVRIDGAGAHGVLLAAGSRAQVRACEITGSLGDGVRVDTDGAVAVTGCTVRENRGAGLTQTRAGDRLEVLDLTSTDNATPDAWGALAVAAASGAAGTPAGRGAAAKPHDPLEELEGLIGLDGVKDQVRTLVNLNQLAQRRQRLGMPVPSMSRHLVFAGPPGTGKTTVARLYGSILAQLGVLPDGHLVEVSRADLVAQVIGGTAIKTTEAFMKALGGVLFVDEAYTLTSGGSSNDFGTEAVDTLLKLMEDHREEVVVIAAGYSAEMDSFLSSNPGLASRFTRTIEFGNYSVEELVTITESMCRSHLYELGPGTTQALAAHFEAMEKGVTFGNGRAARRVFEEMVDRQAVRLATVAEPAERDLTLLLPEDVSAFAAERPTRAEDRQTMLDRLEAMVGLHAVKREVTDLVSLLTTARQREAAGLPAPRVNQHLVFSGPPGTGKTTVARLYAELLTALGVLPRGQLVEVARADLVGRYVGHTAQLTKEVFQSALGGVLFIDEAYTLTPEGSGSGSDFGREAVDTLLKLMEDHRDEVVVIVAGYTEEMRRFLDSNPGLASRFSRFVEFEDYSTEELLTIMERHAEESGYTCAPLTLEALRTYLDGVPRGRTFGNARLARQLLETMITRQARRLTALGEPSIDDLRALLPQDLPAPGLSVPA
- a CDS encoding TetR/AcrR family transcriptional regulator, with the protein product MAKTTGNGSARAPRSRGGLSREVIIQAAIELLDAGGESALTLRALTVRLRTGYGAIYHHVADKGDLLSTATDEIFARVLTGAVSETDPRATLRRLALGLFDAIGAHPWVAAELSRQPWRPALLDFYESIARLLDALDVPERARFDAAGTFMSYVLGEAVQNAANARHLADSGTDRAAFLDAAAARWAEVNPSTYPFVHAAAKQLRDHDDREQFLAGVDIVVAGIATLRQVY